One segment of Synechococcus sp. A15-24 DNA contains the following:
- a CDS encoding DUF3727 domain-containing protein, whose translation MRDSASGSGDVPTVLVRDGDGRDLLCFLEQLIPLDGTDYVLLTPVDTPVSLFRLQDDADPEPIITLNSSESILSVADVVLQEHDLTLVRSAVTLTVSGELDEPDPDELEDEDDDDGDEDSETFELLVSFMVEEQEYGLYIPLDPFFVVARMVDGQAELVEGEDFDRIQPRLEAELEEREWPE comes from the coding sequence ATGCGTGACTCGGCCTCTGGCAGCGGTGACGTTCCCACCGTTCTGGTGCGTGACGGTGATGGTCGTGATCTGCTCTGCTTCCTGGAGCAGTTGATTCCCCTCGACGGCACTGATTACGTCCTGCTGACGCCGGTCGACACGCCGGTGTCTCTGTTTCGACTCCAGGACGATGCTGACCCTGAGCCGATCATCACCCTCAACAGCAGTGAATCGATTCTTTCGGTTGCTGATGTGGTGTTGCAGGAGCATGACCTCACCCTCGTGCGGTCTGCAGTCACGCTCACGGTGAGCGGTGAACTGGATGAACCCGATCCGGATGAGCTGGAGGACGAGGACGACGATGACGGTGACGAGGATTCCGAGACGTTTGAATTGTTGGTGAGCTTCATGGTCGAGGAGCAGGAGTACGGCCTCTACATTCCGCTCGACCCGTTCTTCGTGGTGGCCCGCATGGTTGATGGCCAGGCGGAATTGGTGGAGGGTGAGGATTTCGATCGGATTCAGCCGCGCCTTGAAGCGGAGCTTGAGGAGAGGGAATGGCCGGAGTGA
- a CDS encoding YqeG family HAD IIIA-type phosphatase, whose protein sequence is MAGVSAQHRLQPSWDPGLTIAHLSLPHLLSRGLSAAVLDVDRTLLPGRDVTLPDPVLVWLTDAKRRLKLHLFSNNPSHARIAAVADQLGVSFTCGARKPRRGALRRVIDELDLPPERIAMIGDRLFTDVWCGNRLGLYTVLVRPISQTGQPCRHDRVQQLERRLAAWMGAPTA, encoded by the coding sequence ATGGCCGGAGTGAGCGCTCAACATCGACTGCAGCCCAGCTGGGATCCGGGATTGACCATTGCCCATCTCTCCCTCCCCCATCTGCTGTCTCGAGGGCTGTCCGCCGCTGTGCTGGACGTGGATCGGACCCTGTTGCCCGGTCGCGATGTGACCCTGCCTGATCCGGTTCTGGTCTGGCTGACGGATGCCAAACGTCGCCTGAAATTGCACCTGTTCAGCAACAACCCGTCCCACGCGCGGATTGCTGCCGTCGCTGATCAACTCGGTGTGAGCTTCACCTGCGGTGCCCGCAAACCCAGGCGGGGTGCTCTGCGTCGCGTCATCGATGAGCTTGATCTGCCCCCCGAACGCATCGCCATGATCGGTGATCGCTTGTTCACCGACGTGTGGTGCGGCAATCGCCTCGGTCTCTACACGGTGCTGGTGCGACCCATCTCTCAGACCGGGCAGCCCTGTCGCCATGACCGGGTCCAACAGTTGGAGCGTCGTCTCGCCGCTTGGATGGGGGCCCCCACGGCATGA
- the ruvX gene encoding Holliday junction resolvase RuvX, which produces MTRPCSVLSLDVGRKRIGLAGCDPLGITVTPLKALHRGRFDADLPVLQQLCQDRRVQGLVVGLPLDAAGQPTAQADHCRRYGRRLAQALQLPLAWVNEHSSTWAAGERHGLTGDRSGRLDSAAAALLLDQWLREGPDLKPVQGLQHAAGAEGIDDGS; this is translated from the coding sequence GTGACCCGACCCTGCTCGGTGCTGAGCTTGGATGTGGGTCGCAAGCGGATTGGCCTGGCCGGCTGCGATCCCCTCGGCATCACTGTGACGCCGCTGAAGGCGCTGCATCGAGGGCGCTTTGATGCAGATCTCCCCGTGCTGCAACAGCTCTGCCAGGACCGCCGGGTGCAGGGGCTGGTGGTGGGGCTGCCGCTGGATGCCGCCGGTCAGCCCACAGCCCAGGCGGACCATTGCCGGCGCTACGGCAGGCGTCTCGCCCAGGCCCTGCAGTTGCCCCTGGCTTGGGTGAACGAGCACAGCAGCACCTGGGCAGCAGGAGAGCGCCATGGGCTGACGGGAGATCGCTCTGGTCGGCTTGACAGTGCGGCTGCGGCGCTGCTGCTGGACCAATGGCTCCGAGAGGGGCCGGATCTCAAACCGGTCCAGGGCCTCCAGCACGCCGCGGGCGCAGAGGGGATCGATGATGGATCCTGA